The following are from one region of the Desulfovibrio desulfuricans genome:
- the nth gene encoding endonuclease III: protein MSVKSSPQATARNVLAALQKRYPHPRTHLDAQNAWELLVATVLAAQCTDARVNTVTPELFRRWPTPAALAEAPLEELESVIRPTGFFHSKAKNLLGAARRVRDVFDGQIPKSIEDLVTIPGVARKTANVVLFGAYGINEGLAVDTHVKRIAYRLGLTDETDPIPIERDLMKLFPREEWGDVNHRMVWFGREVCDARKPLCDTCEMLSFCPRREPPKAAKPAKGRK from the coding sequence ATGAGCGTAAAATCATCCCCACAGGCAACGGCCCGGAACGTTCTTGCCGCCCTGCAAAAACGCTATCCACACCCGCGCACTCATCTGGACGCCCAAAATGCATGGGAACTGCTGGTAGCCACAGTGCTGGCGGCGCAGTGCACAGATGCCAGGGTGAATACTGTTACGCCGGAGCTGTTCCGCCGCTGGCCCACCCCTGCCGCTCTGGCAGAGGCCCCGCTGGAAGAACTGGAAAGCGTTATCCGGCCCACAGGATTTTTTCACAGCAAGGCCAAAAACCTGTTGGGCGCGGCGCGGCGCGTGCGTGATGTTTTTGACGGGCAGATTCCCAAAAGCATTGAAGACCTCGTCACCATCCCCGGCGTTGCCCGCAAAACAGCCAATGTGGTGCTGTTTGGCGCATACGGCATCAACGAGGGCCTTGCGGTTGATACGCATGTGAAGCGCATCGCCTACCGCCTGGGGCTGACGGACGAAACCGATCCCATACCGATTGAGCGCGACCTCATGAAACTTTTTCCGCGCGAGGAATGGGGCGACGTGAACCACCGCATGGTCTGGTTTGGGCGCGAAGTGTGCGATGCGCGCAAACCCCTGTGCGACACATGCGAAATGTTGAGCTTCTGCCCCCGGCGCGAACCGCCCAAGGCCGCCAAGCCCGCGAAGGGGCGCAAATAG